Proteins encoded within one genomic window of Streptomyces kaniharaensis:
- a CDS encoding trypsin-like serine peptidase: MSPISRTTRIAVGASVVALTMALATACGPDNSDTTNGAQTAAPTADASASGKPGAAPIHIPTAEEIKTWKPEDWEKWAQANVITPAVKGYWDLQKILKAKPYKPGKKPGGQPSAAPTGGPTSAAPAQPTTQAPAPAQPGGSSGTDGAGDVDPKPTPVQMKPVPHPFAKNLDVNGKIFFLDDKGQEFVCSGTVISDPANPGKSNLVWTASHCLHGGKGGKSHKNIVFAPAFNSNGLLSGGKQGDLAKAEPFGEWGATAGIVSPTWSSEADPEYGGSWSAYDFGIIRVANPDGSGKSLEETVGGSVPVWFNAPRDQVTAISSYGYPADKPFDGMELDHCEAPKPVKYTIDPARPPMVTIGCNGTGGDSGGGWFAMKDGKQMLVSDTSIGGNDNTWEAGPYLDDVAAKALDYISKKTK; encoded by the coding sequence ATGTCACCGATATCCCGGACCACCCGCATCGCCGTCGGCGCCTCCGTCGTGGCGCTGACCATGGCACTCGCCACCGCGTGCGGCCCGGACAACAGCGACACCACGAACGGGGCGCAGACCGCGGCGCCCACCGCCGACGCGTCCGCCTCCGGAAAGCCGGGTGCCGCGCCGATCCACATTCCGACGGCCGAGGAGATCAAGACCTGGAAGCCCGAGGACTGGGAGAAGTGGGCCCAGGCCAACGTCATCACCCCGGCCGTCAAGGGCTACTGGGACCTCCAGAAGATCCTGAAGGCCAAGCCGTACAAGCCGGGCAAGAAGCCCGGCGGCCAGCCGAGCGCCGCCCCGACCGGGGGCCCGACCAGCGCCGCCCCGGCCCAGCCGACCACCCAGGCTCCGGCCCCGGCCCAGCCGGGCGGCAGCAGCGGCACCGACGGCGCGGGTGACGTCGACCCCAAGCCGACCCCGGTCCAGATGAAGCCGGTCCCGCACCCGTTCGCGAAGAACCTCGACGTCAACGGCAAGATCTTCTTCCTGGACGACAAGGGCCAGGAGTTCGTCTGCTCCGGCACCGTGATCTCCGACCCGGCCAACCCGGGCAAGAGCAACCTGGTCTGGACCGCGAGCCACTGCCTGCACGGCGGCAAGGGCGGCAAGTCGCACAAGAACATCGTCTTCGCCCCGGCCTTCAACAGCAACGGCCTGCTGAGCGGCGGCAAGCAGGGCGACCTCGCCAAGGCCGAGCCGTTCGGCGAGTGGGGCGCCACCGCCGGCATCGTGTCGCCGACCTGGTCCAGCGAGGCCGACCCGGAGTACGGCGGCTCGTGGAGCGCGTACGACTTCGGCATCATCCGGGTGGCGAACCCGGACGGCAGCGGCAAGTCGCTGGAGGAGACGGTCGGCGGCTCCGTGCCGGTCTGGTTCAACGCCCCGCGTGACCAGGTCACCGCGATCAGCAGCTACGGCTACCCGGCCGACAAGCCGTTCGACGGCATGGAGCTGGACCACTGCGAGGCCCCGAAGCCGGTCAAGTACACCATCGACCCGGCCCGCCCGCCGATGGTGACCATCGGCTGCAACGGCACCGGCGGTGACAGCGGCGGCGGCTGGTTCGCCATGAAGGACGGCAAGCAGATGCTGGTCTCGGACACCTCCATCGGTGGGAACGACAACACCTGGGAGGCCGGTCCGTACCTGGACGACGTGGCCGCCAAGGCGCTGGACTACATCTCCAAGAAGACCAAGTGA
- a CDS encoding class I SAM-dependent methyltransferase has protein sequence MTEPSHLAAVRDSYDAVAADYVRLIIPPEEMDPVSRAMLAAFAELVRDGGGPVADLGCGPGRVTAYLAGLGLAAFGVDVSGEMVALARRAYPELRFVQGSMAALDLADGTLGGVLAWYSVHHTPPASLPAVFAEFRRVLAPGGHLLLGGHAGDAHLRPAEAYGHPVSFESHLLPAGRLADLLAQAGFTVTARLEQPRPERADRSYVCLLAYA, from the coding sequence GTGACCGAACCCTCCCACCTCGCCGCCGTCCGCGACTCCTACGACGCCGTGGCCGCCGACTACGTCCGACTGATCATCCCTCCCGAGGAGATGGACCCGGTCTCGCGCGCGATGCTCGCCGCGTTCGCCGAGCTCGTCCGCGACGGCGGCGGACCTGTCGCGGATCTCGGGTGCGGGCCGGGGAGGGTGACGGCGTACCTGGCCGGGCTCGGGCTGGCGGCGTTCGGCGTGGACGTGTCGGGTGAGATGGTCGCGCTGGCCCGCCGGGCCTACCCCGAACTCCGCTTCGTGCAGGGCTCGATGGCCGCCCTCGACCTCGCCGACGGCACCCTCGGCGGCGTCCTGGCCTGGTACTCCGTGCACCACACGCCGCCCGCGTCGCTGCCCGCGGTGTTCGCCGAGTTCCGCCGCGTGCTCGCGCCCGGCGGACACCTGCTGCTCGGCGGCCACGCCGGAGACGCCCATCTGCGGCCGGCCGAGGCGTACGGGCATCCGGTCTCGTTCGAGTCCCACCTGCTCCCGGCGGGCCGCCTTGCTGACTTGCTCGCGCAGGCCGGGTTCACCGTCACCGCCCGCCTGGAGCAGCCGCGCCCGGAGCGGGCGGACCGGTCGTACGTGTGCCTTCTGGCGTACGCGTAG
- a CDS encoding aldo/keto reductase → MRTTTFGTHGPETGVIGLGCMGMTWAYDVRNRDDENSVKVIRQALDLGVTLIDTADMYGPFTNEEVVGAALAGPYRERAFLATKVGIVPGGSGQGERNGRPEHVRRSIDDSLRRLGTDHVDLYQLHRVDPDVPIEETWGALAETVAAGKVRRIGLSEVSVEEIKRAQSVHPVASVQSELSLWTRDVLADVLPYTEEQGIAFLPFSPLGRGFLTGSIASFDELPADDFRRRLPRFQQDALKANLALVGKVKAVAERVGATPAQVALAWVLAQGRYVFPIPGTRTPRYLVDNAGAAEVVLSAADLAELDALPAPTGSRY, encoded by the coding sequence ATGCGCACCACCACGTTCGGCACCCACGGCCCGGAGACCGGCGTCATAGGCCTCGGCTGCATGGGGATGACCTGGGCCTACGACGTGCGGAACCGGGACGACGAGAACTCCGTCAAGGTGATCCGGCAGGCCCTGGACCTCGGCGTCACCCTGATCGACACGGCCGACATGTACGGCCCGTTCACCAACGAGGAGGTGGTCGGCGCCGCCCTGGCCGGCCCGTACCGGGAGCGCGCGTTCCTCGCCACCAAGGTGGGCATCGTCCCGGGCGGGTCGGGCCAGGGGGAGCGCAACGGCCGCCCCGAGCACGTGCGTCGCTCCATCGACGACAGCCTGCGCAGGCTCGGCACCGACCACGTCGACCTCTACCAGCTGCACCGGGTCGACCCGGACGTCCCGATCGAGGAGACCTGGGGCGCGCTCGCCGAGACCGTCGCGGCCGGCAAGGTCCGCCGGATCGGGCTCTCCGAGGTGAGCGTCGAGGAGATCAAGCGGGCCCAGTCGGTGCACCCGGTGGCCTCCGTGCAGTCCGAACTCTCGCTCTGGACCCGGGACGTGCTGGCCGACGTCCTGCCGTACACGGAGGAGCAGGGCATCGCCTTCCTGCCGTTCTCGCCGCTCGGCCGGGGCTTCCTGACTGGCAGCATCGCCTCCTTCGACGAGCTGCCCGCCGACGACTTCCGCCGCCGGCTGCCGCGCTTCCAGCAGGACGCGCTGAAGGCGAACCTGGCGCTGGTCGGGAAGGTCAAGGCGGTCGCCGAGCGGGTCGGCGCGACGCCCGCGCAGGTGGCGCTGGCCTGGGTGCTGGCGCAGGGGCGGTACGTCTTCCCGATCCCGGGCACCAGGACGCCGCGCTACCTGGTGGACAACGCGGGTGCGGCCGAGGTCGTGCTCTCGGCGGCCGACCTCGCCGAGCTGGACGCGCTGCCGGCGCCGACCGGCTCGCGCTACTGA
- a CDS encoding SDR family oxidoreductase, with the protein MSTAATLFAGQRVIVMGGSSGIGEAAAAAFAADGAEVVITGRSRERLDAAVARIGGKTTGAQLDAADAEAVAAFFAEGGALDHLVVAVSGAAGSGPFAQLDLAELATGFDAKFWPQVRVLQAALPHLRADGSVTLITAASARAAFPGTAGLAAINGALQAMVPPLAVELAPLRINAVSPGVIDTPWWDRVPTDQRKALFDGLAATTPAGRVGRAEDVARAIHMLAANTFVTGVVLDCTGGANLPTGR; encoded by the coding sequence ATGAGCACTGCGGCCACCCTCTTCGCCGGACAGCGCGTCATCGTCATGGGCGGCAGCTCGGGCATCGGCGAGGCCGCGGCCGCCGCCTTCGCGGCCGACGGCGCGGAGGTCGTGATCACCGGCCGGAGCCGCGAGCGGCTGGACGCGGCCGTCGCCCGGATCGGCGGAAAGACCACCGGCGCCCAGCTGGACGCGGCCGACGCCGAGGCCGTCGCGGCCTTCTTCGCCGAGGGCGGCGCCCTCGATCACCTGGTCGTCGCGGTCAGCGGCGCGGCCGGCAGCGGCCCATTCGCCCAGCTCGACCTGGCCGAGCTCGCGACCGGGTTCGACGCCAAGTTCTGGCCGCAGGTCCGCGTCCTGCAGGCAGCGCTGCCGCACCTGCGGGCGGACGGTTCCGTCACCCTGATCACCGCCGCCTCGGCCCGCGCCGCCTTCCCGGGCACGGCCGGGCTGGCCGCCATCAACGGCGCGCTGCAGGCCATGGTCCCGCCGCTCGCGGTCGAGCTGGCCCCGCTGCGGATCAACGCGGTGTCGCCCGGCGTCATCGACACCCCGTGGTGGGACCGCGTCCCGACGGACCAGCGCAAGGCGCTGTTCGACGGCCTCGCCGCCACCACCCCGGCCGGCCGCGTCGGGCGCGCCGAGGACGTGGCGCGGGCGATCCACATGCTGGCGGCCAACACCTTCGTCACGGGTGTCGTGCTCGACTGCACGGGCGGGGCCAACCTGCCCACCGGCCGCTGA
- a CDS encoding SDR family NAD(P)-dependent oxidoreductase encodes MTVRSDDHQLIDTTTTDGADGTGSADIADIGAEELAAFSRTLGRLRALPSHDRTRLHAERQLSSFVMESRKRRRQEAKRAVRQADAGVLAATATGARGRREDAPLAPAGGSVGELRIPRRCYVCKQPYRQVDGFYHMLCPACAADNTARRDLTTDLRGRRALLTGGRVKIGFQLALMLLRDGTELTVTSRFPHDTVRRFRAVEGSAQWWDRLTVVGIDLRDPRQVLGLTEQLRADGRPLDILINNAAQTLRRPPESYALLAAGERAALPAADGRAVSHAPGFRPMPALTSAWPAAELDQLPAAAHGLLAPPDEAGLLPDPAPGNSWSARLGGLDPAEVLETQLVNALAPALLCDRLLPLLLASPHRARYIVNVTAVEGRFAVRNKTAGHPHTNMAKAALNMLTRTSAAELAAQGVHMCAVDTGWITDENPAPKKTHLAAQGFRTPLDIVDGAARVYDPIVRGESGSPVSGVFLKDYREADW; translated from the coding sequence ATGACGGTCCGAAGCGACGACCACCAGCTCATCGACACCACGACGACCGATGGCGCCGACGGCACCGGCAGCGCCGACATCGCCGACATCGGCGCCGAGGAACTCGCCGCGTTCAGCCGTACCCTCGGTCGCCTGCGCGCCCTCCCCTCCCACGACCGCACCCGGCTGCACGCCGAGCGGCAGCTCAGCTCGTTCGTGATGGAGAGCCGCAAGCGCCGCCGCCAGGAGGCCAAGCGGGCCGTCCGGCAGGCCGACGCCGGTGTCCTCGCCGCCACCGCCACCGGCGCCCGCGGCCGCCGCGAGGACGCACCGCTCGCGCCGGCCGGCGGGTCGGTCGGAGAGCTGCGAATACCGCGCAGGTGCTACGTCTGCAAACAGCCGTACCGTCAGGTCGACGGCTTCTACCACATGCTCTGCCCGGCCTGCGCGGCCGACAACACCGCCCGGCGCGACCTCACCACCGACCTGCGGGGCCGGCGCGCGCTGCTCACCGGCGGCCGGGTCAAGATCGGCTTCCAGCTCGCCCTGATGCTGCTGCGCGACGGCACCGAGCTGACCGTCACCAGCCGCTTCCCGCACGACACCGTCCGCCGCTTCCGCGCCGTCGAGGGCAGCGCGCAGTGGTGGGACCGGCTGACCGTCGTCGGCATCGACCTGCGCGACCCGCGCCAGGTTCTCGGGCTCACCGAGCAACTGCGCGCCGACGGACGCCCGTTGGACATCCTGATCAACAACGCCGCCCAGACCCTGCGCCGCCCGCCCGAGTCGTACGCCCTGCTCGCCGCCGGCGAGCGCGCCGCCCTGCCGGCTGCCGACGGCCGCGCGGTCTCGCACGCCCCGGGCTTCCGGCCGATGCCCGCGCTCACCTCCGCGTGGCCGGCTGCCGAGCTGGACCAACTCCCGGCCGCCGCACACGGGTTGCTCGCCCCGCCCGACGAGGCCGGCCTGCTGCCGGACCCCGCGCCCGGCAACTCCTGGTCCGCCCGCCTCGGCGGGCTCGACCCGGCGGAGGTCCTGGAGACCCAGCTCGTCAACGCCCTCGCCCCCGCCCTCCTCTGCGACCGCCTGCTCCCCCTCCTCCTCGCGTCCCCGCACCGCGCCCGCTACATCGTCAACGTGACGGCCGTCGAGGGCCGCTTCGCCGTCCGCAACAAGACCGCCGGCCACCCCCACACCAACATGGCCAAGGCCGCCCTCAACATGCTCACCCGCACCAGCGCCGCCGAACTCGCCGCCCAGGGCGTCCACATGTGCGCCGTCGACACCGGCTGGATCACCGACGAGAATCCCGCTCCCAAGAAGACTCACCTCGCCGCCCAGGGCTTCCGCACCCCGCTCGACATCGTCGACGGCGCCGCCCGCGTCTACGACCCCATCGTCCGCGGCGAGTCCGGTTCCCCGGTGTCCGGCGTCTTCCTCAAGGACTACCGCGAGGCCGATTGGTGA
- the def gene encoding peptide deformylase produces MSDLHERPTILRITEIGERILHGPCRPAGAEDFGSPELARLIEEMFATMHVADGAGLAANQVDVDLRLFVYDCRDDQGVRHVGHLLNPVVEPQTPGRRLIEDAEGCLSVPGAHATLARPAHAVVHGFDQHGNPRTVVGTGYFARCLQHETDHLNGHLYVDRLSKRDRKDVLRQTAERRDGVFAERAAAAERLNRRGPAADCAPSCRCRPAESPA; encoded by the coding sequence ATGTCCGACCTGCATGAACGCCCGACGATCCTGCGGATCACCGAGATCGGGGAGCGGATCCTGCACGGCCCGTGCCGCCCGGCGGGCGCGGAGGACTTCGGCAGCCCGGAACTCGCCCGGCTGATCGAGGAGATGTTCGCGACGATGCACGTCGCGGACGGTGCCGGGCTGGCGGCGAACCAGGTGGACGTCGACCTCCGGCTCTTCGTCTACGACTGCCGGGACGACCAGGGCGTCCGCCACGTCGGCCACCTGCTCAACCCCGTCGTCGAACCGCAGACGCCCGGACGGCGGCTGATCGAGGACGCCGAGGGCTGCCTCTCCGTGCCGGGCGCCCACGCGACGCTCGCCCGGCCCGCGCACGCGGTGGTGCACGGCTTCGACCAGCACGGGAACCCGCGAACCGTCGTCGGCACCGGCTACTTCGCCCGCTGCCTCCAGCACGAGACCGACCACCTGAACGGCCACCTGTACGTGGACCGCCTGTCCAAGCGGGACCGCAAGGACGTCCTGCGGCAGACCGCCGAGCGTCGGGACGGCGTGTTCGCCGAGCGGGCCGCAGCGGCGGAGCGGCTGAACCGGCGCGGCCCGGCGGCGGATTGCGCCCCGTCCTGCCGGTGCCGTCCGGCAGAATCGCCCGCGTGA
- a CDS encoding winged helix-turn-helix domain-containing protein yields the protein MTEDLTAPTAGALPEHAVRTALLALLAEHGTITSTEAAARLGYSSGLCSFHLRQLARHGLIEEAPPTDGRARPWQLPRPQQTAAADDFGDLARGLEDESYQRWLARRTDAPAEWQHDDAFSAVVHLTPAELTAVGDAVRRILARFRDREHNPGARPAGARPVAAVTRLFPLLPDDQPDRHPDER from the coding sequence GTGACCGAAGACCTGACCGCCCCCACCGCCGGCGCCCTCCCCGAGCACGCGGTCCGCACGGCGCTGCTCGCGCTCCTGGCCGAGCACGGGACCATCACCTCCACCGAGGCCGCGGCCCGGCTCGGGTACAGCTCGGGCCTCTGCTCGTTCCACCTGCGCCAGCTCGCCCGGCACGGCCTGATCGAGGAGGCCCCGCCGACCGACGGCCGGGCCCGGCCCTGGCAGCTGCCCCGGCCTCAACAAACGGCCGCGGCGGACGACTTCGGCGATCTGGCGCGCGGCCTGGAGGACGAGAGCTACCAGCGCTGGCTCGCCCGCCGCACCGACGCACCCGCCGAATGGCAGCACGACGACGCGTTCAGCGCGGTCGTCCATCTGACGCCCGCCGAGCTCACGGCCGTCGGCGACGCCGTCCGCCGGATCCTCGCCCGCTTCCGCGACCGCGAGCACAACCCGGGTGCCCGCCCCGCCGGCGCCCGCCCGGTCGCCGCCGTCACCCGGCTCTTCCCGCTGCTGCCCGACGACCAGCCCGACCGGCACCCGGACGAGCGCTGA
- a CDS encoding GNAT family N-acetyltransferase → MSHTQPRSCEHAPAAAGTPSGEAAAGAASGQVTAGRPPELLRLAGGLSLHRRRTSHTVALNKAVRANLDHLRPWLEWAAEAPTRARTAELTRAGAVAWEAGTDFMYLVVPDAEPDSVIGAFGLHGRIGPGALEIGYWVGTRHVGRGIATAAAGALTSAALALPGIARTEIRCDQANGASAAVPRKLGYRLDRVAEAAVRAPAETGRQQIWVTERPSWGRPARSDQ, encoded by the coding sequence ATGAGCCATACACAGCCACGGTCCTGTGAGCACGCTCCGGCGGCGGCCGGCACCCCGTCCGGCGAGGCGGCGGCCGGCGCCGCGTCCGGCCAGGTGACGGCCGGACGGCCGCCGGAGCTGCTGCGGCTGGCCGGCGGGCTCTCGCTGCACCGCCGCCGCACCTCGCACACGGTGGCGCTGAACAAGGCCGTCCGCGCCAACCTGGACCACCTGCGGCCCTGGCTGGAGTGGGCCGCCGAGGCCCCCACCCGGGCCCGGACCGCCGAGCTGACCCGGGCCGGCGCGGTGGCCTGGGAGGCGGGCACCGACTTCATGTACCTGGTCGTGCCGGACGCCGAACCCGACAGCGTGATCGGCGCCTTCGGCCTGCACGGCCGGATCGGCCCCGGCGCGCTGGAGATCGGCTACTGGGTGGGCACCCGGCACGTCGGCCGCGGCATCGCCACCGCCGCGGCCGGGGCACTGACCTCGGCCGCGCTGGCGCTGCCCGGGATCGCGCGGACGGAGATCCGCTGCGACCAGGCGAACGGCGCCAGCGCGGCCGTCCCCCGCAAACTCGGCTACCGGCTGGACCGGGTGGCCGAGGCCGCCGTCCGGGCCCCGGCGGAGACCGGGCGGCAGCAGATCTGGGTCACGGAACGCCCTTCGTGGGGTCGGCCGGCCCGGTCGGATCAGTAG
- a CDS encoding TetR/AcrR family transcriptional regulator yields the protein MNATDPRPSTARPHTGRRRNEAAHRAILDAALHLLAASDGTPVTIDAIARTAGVGKQTVYRWWPSKGAVLLDALTDRADQDVDGPDTGALRTDLRAFIATTFDAAQRGTTASALRTLVREAARDPHLADLMQTFTAARRTALRELLDRGRQRGELPADADLDLIVDQVYGVFWYRFLLGHAPLDQAVADRLAESVVTGSA from the coding sequence ATGAACGCCACAGACCCCCGGCCGAGCACGGCCCGCCCGCACACCGGACGCCGCCGCAACGAGGCCGCCCACCGCGCGATCCTCGACGCGGCGCTCCACCTGCTCGCCGCGTCCGACGGCACCCCGGTCACCATCGACGCCATCGCCCGCACCGCCGGCGTCGGCAAGCAGACCGTCTACCGCTGGTGGCCCTCCAAGGGCGCCGTCCTGCTGGACGCCCTCACCGACCGCGCCGACCAGGACGTCGACGGCCCTGACACCGGCGCCCTCCGCACCGACCTGCGCGCCTTCATCGCCACCACCTTCGACGCCGCCCAGCGCGGCACCACCGCCTCCGCGCTGCGCACCCTCGTCCGCGAGGCCGCCCGCGACCCCCACCTCGCCGACCTGATGCAGACCTTCACGGCCGCCCGCCGCACGGCTCTGCGCGAACTCCTCGACCGGGGACGGCAACGCGGCGAACTCCCCGCGGACGCCGACCTCGACCTGATCGTGGACCAGGTCTACGGCGTCTTCTGGTACCGCTTCCTGCTCGGCCACGCACCACTGGACCAGGCGGTGGCCGACCGTCTGGCCGAGTCCGTGGTCACCGGAAGCGCCTGA
- a CDS encoding nitroreductase family protein — protein MVENRTADGTADGRPFPSVPLRPMTVPAQEAEARSRSFHDVMARRRTVRDYSPRPIPDGVVEWAVRTAGTAPSGAHVQPWRFVVITDPERKRRLREAAEAEEREFYARRASEEWLAALAPIGTDWHKPFLEDAPAVIVVFEVHKGPDSPRPYYTKESVGIAVGLLLASLHQAGLATLTHTPSPMRFLNEVCERPAEERAAYVIPVGYPAEGARVPDLRRKELDEVLVRL, from the coding sequence ATGGTTGAGAACCGTACGGCCGACGGCACGGCGGACGGACGCCCGTTCCCGAGCGTTCCGCTCCGCCCGATGACGGTGCCGGCCCAGGAGGCCGAGGCCCGCAGCAGGTCCTTCCACGACGTGATGGCGCGGCGCCGGACCGTCCGCGACTACTCCCCCCGCCCGATCCCGGACGGCGTGGTCGAGTGGGCGGTCCGGACCGCCGGCACCGCGCCCAGCGGCGCCCACGTGCAGCCGTGGCGGTTCGTGGTGATCACCGATCCGGAGCGCAAGCGGCGGCTGCGCGAGGCCGCCGAGGCCGAGGAGCGCGAGTTCTACGCGCGCCGGGCGTCGGAGGAGTGGCTGGCCGCGCTGGCGCCGATCGGCACCGACTGGCACAAGCCGTTCCTGGAGGACGCGCCCGCGGTGATCGTCGTGTTCGAGGTGCACAAGGGGCCCGACTCGCCGCGCCCGTACTACACCAAGGAGTCGGTGGGGATCGCGGTCGGCCTGCTGCTGGCCTCGCTGCACCAGGCCGGGCTGGCCACTCTGACGCACACGCCGAGCCCGATGAGGTTCCTCAACGAGGTGTGCGAGCGCCCGGCGGAGGAGCGCGCCGCGTACGTGATCCCGGTGGGCTACCCGGCCGAGGGGGCGCGCGTGCCGGATCTGCGGCGCAAGGAGCTCGACGAGGTGCTGGTGCGGCTCTGA
- a CDS encoding ABC-F family ATP-binding cassette domain-containing protein: MSATLVVKDLSAGHGERTLFSGLDLVVAPGDVIGLVGVNGAGKSTLLRLLAGLDTPEAGSLRLSPASANIGHLPQEPERREGESVRAFLARRTGVAAAQAALDEATEGLVEGRPGADDAYAASLDRWLDLGGADLEERAEEVADSLGLKVSLDLPMTALSGGQAARAGLASLLLSRYDVFLLDEPTNDLDLDGLERLEAFVKGLRAGTVLISHDREFLARTVTRVLELDLHQQQVNVYGGGYDAYLEERAVARRHAREEYEEYADTKASLEARARMQRNWLEHGVRNARRKGGDNDKKARATRAESTEKQAAKARQTQRMIERLDVVEEPRKEWELRMEIATAPRSGSVVATLNGATARRGDFGFGPVNLQIDWADRVAITGANGAGKSTLLAALLGRLELDGGSATLGSGVVVGEVDQARGQIFRNRHSLDGEPLVEAFAAAVPELTPEEVRTLLAKFGLKAAHVLRPADTLSPGERTRAALALLQARGVNLLVLDEPTNHLDLPAIEQLESALASYTGTLLLVTHDRRMLDTVAVNRRLEVRDGRVHEL; the protein is encoded by the coding sequence ATGAGCGCCACACTCGTAGTCAAGGACCTCAGCGCCGGCCACGGCGAACGCACCCTCTTCTCCGGCCTGGACCTGGTCGTCGCCCCCGGCGACGTGATCGGCCTGGTCGGCGTGAACGGCGCCGGCAAGTCGACCCTGCTGCGGCTGCTCGCCGGGCTGGACACCCCCGAGGCGGGCTCGCTGCGGCTCAGCCCGGCGAGCGCCAACATCGGCCACCTGCCGCAGGAGCCGGAGCGGCGCGAGGGCGAGTCGGTACGCGCCTTCCTGGCCCGCCGGACGGGCGTGGCGGCGGCGCAGGCGGCGCTGGACGAGGCCACCGAGGGCCTCGTCGAGGGCCGACCGGGCGCCGACGACGCCTACGCGGCGAGCCTGGACCGCTGGCTGGACCTCGGCGGCGCCGACCTGGAGGAGCGCGCCGAGGAGGTCGCCGACTCGCTCGGGCTGAAGGTCTCGCTCGACCTGCCGATGACGGCGCTGTCCGGCGGCCAGGCCGCCCGGGCCGGCCTCGCCTCACTGCTGCTCTCCCGCTACGACGTCTTCCTGCTCGACGAGCCCACCAACGACCTCGACCTGGACGGCCTGGAGCGGCTGGAGGCCTTCGTCAAGGGCCTGCGCGCGGGCACCGTGCTGATCAGCCACGACCGCGAGTTCCTGGCGCGGACCGTCACCCGGGTCCTGGAGCTGGACCTGCACCAGCAGCAGGTCAACGTGTACGGCGGCGGCTACGACGCGTACCTGGAGGAGCGGGCGGTGGCCCGCCGGCACGCCCGCGAGGAGTACGAGGAGTACGCCGACACCAAGGCCTCGCTGGAGGCCCGGGCCCGGATGCAGCGCAACTGGCTGGAGCACGGCGTCCGCAACGCCCGCCGCAAGGGCGGCGACAACGACAAGAAGGCCCGTGCCACGCGCGCCGAGTCCACCGAGAAGCAGGCCGCCAAGGCCCGGCAGACCCAGCGGATGATCGAGCGGCTGGACGTGGTCGAGGAGCCGCGCAAGGAGTGGGAGCTGCGGATGGAGATCGCCACCGCGCCGCGCTCCGGCTCGGTGGTCGCCACCCTGAACGGGGCCACCGCCCGCCGCGGCGACTTCGGCTTCGGCCCGGTGAACCTCCAGATCGACTGGGCCGACCGGGTCGCGATCACCGGCGCCAACGGCGCGGGCAAGTCCACGCTGCTGGCCGCGCTCCTCGGCCGGCTCGAACTCGACGGCGGCAGCGCCACGTTGGGCTCCGGCGTGGTGGTCGGCGAGGTGGACCAGGCGCGCGGGCAGATCTTCAGGAACAGGCACAGCCTGGACGGGGAGCCGCTGGTGGAGGCGTTCGCCGCCGCCGTCCCGGAGCTCACCCCGGAGGAGGTGCGCACCCTGCTGGCCAAGTTCGGCCTGAAGGCGGCGCACGTGCTGCGCCCGGCCGACACCCTGTCGCCGGGCGAGCGCACCCGGGCGGCGCTGGCGCTGCTCCAGGCCCGCGGGGTCAACCTGCTGGTGCTGGACGAGCCCACCAACCACCTCGACCTGCCCGCGATCGAGCAGCTGGAGTCCGCGCTCGCCTCGTACACCGGCACGCTGCTGCTGGTCACCCACGACCGGCGGATGCTGGACACCGTCGCGGTGAACCGGCGCCTGGAGGTCCGGGACGGGCGCGTGCACGAGCTGTAG